A DNA window from Hymenobacter aquaticus contains the following coding sequences:
- a CDS encoding carboxypeptidase-like regulatory domain-containing protein: protein MTFAASVSSAAATRRRFRPAALLLVLGLLFAQFAQAQQLRGVVLDKDSNQPLPFASVSVPGTTLGTTTNTEGEFSLKVNKLPITLLISELGHVRDTLRVTSNAELLRVSLASATITLPEVKVGSYAFRLVDRAFRQLQRSYSRKFYGKAFYRQTTRIGGEPTELQEVVWNVKSTTARIEGTAIAQGRYAAKQSLTSFSNFSLYTKSYGLYDANADTLKSLALLSPNAVKNYLLDLKGVVAGPDSTKGGIAEIDFETRPELTRYKAQGTIWIDVDSYKVVRYRMTTPNFTASTSNVNQKFRNTKLDIEMSFQNTEEPIAPLEYMKVNLSAELTTPGKPATPLTVSSFTFFYDTSTTPTSIPYARVSVQDRDLEAIKSIKYDPEFWANNPVVKRTPVEDEVIQSFEKRGAFGTMVPKAEAKPDVRIDKNGRVIK, encoded by the coding sequence ATGACTTTCGCTGCTTCCGTCTCTTCTGCTGCCGCCACCCGGCGGCGGTTCCGGCCCGCCGCCCTGCTGCTGGTGCTCGGCCTGTTGTTTGCCCAATTTGCCCAGGCCCAGCAGCTGCGCGGCGTCGTGCTCGACAAGGATTCCAACCAGCCGCTGCCCTTCGCCAGCGTGTCGGTGCCGGGCACCACGTTGGGCACCACCACTAATACCGAGGGCGAGTTCTCGCTGAAAGTAAACAAGCTGCCCATCACGCTGCTGATTTCGGAGCTGGGCCACGTGCGCGACACCCTGCGCGTGACCTCCAACGCCGAGCTGCTGCGTGTATCCCTGGCGTCGGCCACCATCACGCTGCCCGAGGTGAAAGTGGGCAGCTACGCCTTCCGCCTCGTCGATAGGGCCTTCCGCCAGTTGCAGCGCAGCTACAGCCGCAAGTTCTACGGCAAGGCCTTCTACCGCCAGACCACCCGCATCGGCGGCGAGCCGACCGAGCTGCAGGAAGTAGTCTGGAACGTGAAGTCGACCACGGCCCGCATCGAGGGGACGGCCATTGCCCAGGGCCGCTACGCCGCCAAGCAAAGCCTGACCAGCTTCAGCAACTTCTCGCTCTACACCAAATCCTACGGCCTCTACGACGCCAACGCCGATACGCTCAAGTCATTGGCCCTGCTGAGCCCCAACGCGGTGAAAAACTACCTGCTGGACCTGAAAGGCGTAGTGGCCGGCCCCGACAGCACCAAGGGCGGCATTGCCGAAATCGACTTCGAAACCCGGCCCGAGCTTACCCGCTACAAGGCCCAGGGCACCATCTGGATTGACGTGGACAGCTACAAAGTGGTGCGCTACCGCATGACGACGCCCAACTTCACGGCCTCCACGTCCAACGTCAACCAGAAATTCCGCAACACCAAGCTCGACATCGAAATGTCGTTCCAGAACACCGAGGAACCCATTGCGCCGCTCGAATACATGAAGGTGAACCTCTCCGCCGAGCTGACCACGCCCGGCAAGCCCGCCACCCCGCTCACCGTCTCGTCGTTCACCTTCTTCTACGACACCAGCACCACGCCCACCAGCATCCCGTATGCCCGCGTCAGCGTGCAGGACCGCGACCTGGAGGCCATCAAGAGCATCAAGTACGACCCCGAGTTCTGGGCCAACAACCCCGTGGTGAAGCGCACCCCGGTCGAGGACGAGGTCATTCAGTCGTTCGAGAAGCGCGGCGCATTCGGCACGATGGTGCCCAAGGCCGAAGCCAAGCCCGACGTGCGCATCGATAAAAACGGCCGCGTTATCAAGTAG
- a CDS encoding 3-(methylthio)propionyl-CoA ligase has translation MQGLMMNEPLRIAGLLQHAAKWHADTEIVTRLTEGGIHRYTYHAAHLRAQQLANALTELGVQNGDRIGTLAWNNHRHFELYYGVSGIGAVCHTINPRLFAEQLVYIINHAADRFIFFDLTFLPLVEKLAPHCPKVEGWVLMTDRAHMPEASTLPDIRCYEDLLAAHKPEFEWPYFDENTASSLCYTSGTTDQPKGVLYSHRSTLLHSYAAALPDCFNCSARDVILPVVPMFHVNAWGIPYLAPMIGCKLVLPGPGLDAASLYELFENEGVTFSAGVPTIWFGLLTFMREKKARFSTLSKMIVGGASCPPALLRAFDEELGVTIRHAWGMSETSPLGTVNTPKSQQLSLSPDEQFAISTKQGRAIFGIDLKIVDDEGHELPHDGRAFGDLLVRGPFVAGGYYQSDNRAQFTPDGWFRTGDVATIDPSGFMNITDRSKDVIKSGGEWISSIDLENLAVAHPAVAEAAVIGLPHPKWSERPLLVVVRKLEAEVSKEELLAFFEGKVAHWWTPDAVEFVDQLPHTATGKLLKTQLRQDFHGYEFPAGK, from the coding sequence ATGCAAGGATTAATGATGAACGAGCCCCTGCGCATCGCCGGGCTCCTGCAGCACGCCGCCAAGTGGCACGCCGACACCGAAATCGTGACCCGCCTGACCGAGGGCGGCATCCACCGCTACACCTACCACGCCGCCCACCTGCGGGCCCAGCAGCTGGCCAATGCCCTGACCGAGCTGGGCGTGCAAAACGGGGACCGAATCGGGACGCTGGCCTGGAACAACCACCGCCACTTCGAGCTGTACTATGGTGTCTCGGGTATCGGGGCGGTGTGCCATACCATCAACCCCCGCCTCTTTGCCGAGCAGCTCGTCTACATCATCAACCACGCCGCCGACCGGTTCATCTTCTTCGACCTGACCTTTCTGCCCCTGGTCGAGAAGCTGGCCCCGCACTGCCCCAAGGTGGAAGGCTGGGTGCTGATGACCGACCGCGCCCACATGCCCGAGGCCAGCACCCTACCCGACATCCGCTGCTACGAAGACCTGCTGGCCGCCCACAAGCCCGAGTTTGAGTGGCCCTATTTCGACGAGAACACCGCCTCCTCGCTCTGCTACACCTCCGGCACCACCGACCAGCCCAAGGGCGTGCTCTACTCCCACCGCTCCACGCTGCTGCACAGCTACGCCGCGGCCCTGCCCGACTGCTTCAACTGCTCGGCCCGGGACGTGATTCTGCCCGTGGTGCCCATGTTCCACGTCAACGCCTGGGGCATACCGTACCTGGCCCCCATGATCGGCTGCAAGCTGGTGCTGCCCGGCCCCGGCCTCGACGCGGCCAGCCTGTACGAGCTGTTCGAGAACGAGGGCGTGACCTTCTCGGCCGGGGTGCCCACCATCTGGTTTGGCCTGCTCACCTTCATGCGGGAGAAAAAGGCCCGCTTCAGCACGCTTTCCAAGATGATAGTGGGCGGAGCTTCCTGCCCGCCGGCCCTGCTCCGGGCTTTCGACGAGGAGCTGGGCGTGACCATCCGCCACGCCTGGGGCATGAGCGAAACCTCGCCCCTGGGCACCGTCAACACGCCCAAGAGCCAGCAGCTCAGCCTCAGCCCCGATGAGCAGTTTGCCATTAGCACCAAGCAGGGCCGCGCCATCTTCGGCATCGACCTGAAAATCGTGGACGACGAGGGCCACGAGCTGCCCCACGACGGCCGGGCCTTCGGCGACCTGCTCGTGCGCGGCCCCTTCGTGGCCGGCGGCTACTACCAGTCCGATAACCGGGCCCAGTTTACCCCGGATGGCTGGTTCCGCACCGGCGACGTAGCCACCATCGACCCCAGCGGCTTCATGAACATCACCGACCGGTCCAAGGACGTCATCAAGTCGGGGGGCGAGTGGATCAGCTCCATCGACCTGGAAAACCTGGCCGTGGCCCACCCCGCCGTGGCCGAGGCCGCCGTCATCGGCCTGCCCCACCCCAAGTGGAGCGAAAGGCCCCTGCTGGTGGTCGTGCGCAAGCTCGAAGCCGAGGTCAGTAAAGAGGAGCTGCTGGCCTTCTTCGAGGGCAAAGTAGCCCACTGGTGGACACCCGACGCGGTAGAGTTCGTCGACCAATTACCCCACACCGCCACCGGCAAGCTGCTCAAAACCCAGCTCCGCCAGGACTTCCACGGCTACGAGTTCCCGGCCGGTAAGTAA
- a CDS encoding flavin reductase family protein, producing MIRTQPQPMRHLTTADLAAFEKVYRLNLINSITGYKPANLIGTASAAGATNVAIFSSVIHLGSAPAVLGIVTRPATVPRHTYENIKATGCYTINHVAADFVAAAHYTSADFPREESEFAQCGLTPVYRDDFPAPYVGESRIGLGLRLREELPIHNGTVLLVGTVEHIYLPEEVLRPDGTLDLQQAGAVCISGLDGYHQVAPLASFAYARLGQGPQPKA from the coding sequence TTGATCCGCACCCAGCCCCAGCCCATGCGCCACCTGACTACCGCCGACCTTGCCGCCTTCGAGAAGGTATACCGCCTGAACCTGATTAACTCCATCACCGGCTACAAGCCCGCCAACCTGATTGGGACAGCCTCGGCCGCCGGCGCGACCAACGTGGCTATTTTCAGCTCCGTCATTCACCTGGGCTCGGCCCCGGCCGTGCTCGGCATCGTGACGCGGCCGGCCACGGTGCCGCGCCACACTTACGAGAACATCAAGGCCACCGGCTGCTACACCATCAACCACGTGGCCGCCGACTTCGTGGCCGCCGCCCACTACACCTCCGCCGATTTTCCGCGGGAAGAATCCGAGTTTGCCCAGTGCGGCCTCACGCCCGTCTACCGCGACGATTTTCCGGCGCCCTACGTCGGCGAGAGCCGTATTGGGCTGGGTCTGCGCCTGCGCGAAGAGCTGCCCATTCACAACGGCACGGTGCTGCTGGTGGGCACCGTCGAGCACATCTACCTGCCCGAGGAAGTGCTGCGCCCCGATGGCACCCTGGATTTGCAGCAGGCTGGGGCCGTCTGCATCTCCGGCCTCGATGGCTACCACCAGGTGGCGCCGCTGGCTTCTTTTGCCTACGCCCGGCTCGGGCAGGGGCCCCAGCCAAAGGCGTGA
- a CDS encoding DUF4126 family protein yields the protein MATPFWQTLSLGTLAGLRSMTPLAFLSRSFSKQHSAAIAASPFRLLQSGAAATGLKVLAAGEMVADKLPGMPDRISPTALLGRSLSGALMGAMLYKSGRRSWLGGGLLGGLAAVAGTFGSFYLRKELGRQTQLPDAVWALLEDATVVASSQAASRHAAQPARSRRDAYVPRHRAAAPSRHANYESLF from the coding sequence ATGGCAACTCCCTTTTGGCAAACCCTGAGCCTGGGCACCCTGGCTGGCCTGCGCAGCATGACGCCGCTGGCTTTTCTGAGCCGTTCCTTTTCCAAACAGCACTCCGCCGCCATTGCCGCCTCACCGTTTCGGCTGCTGCAGTCGGGTGCGGCGGCTACGGGCCTGAAGGTGCTGGCCGCCGGCGAAATGGTAGCCGACAAGCTGCCCGGCATGCCCGACCGGATTTCGCCTACCGCCCTGTTGGGCCGCAGCCTGTCGGGCGCCCTGATGGGGGCCATGCTCTACAAGTCGGGCCGGCGCTCCTGGCTCGGGGGCGGGCTGCTGGGCGGCTTGGCAGCGGTAGCCGGTACCTTCGGTAGCTTTTATCTGCGCAAGGAGTTGGGCCGGCAAACCCAGCTGCCCGATGCCGTGTGGGCCTTGCTGGAAGACGCCACCGTCGTGGCCAGCAGCCAAGCCGCCAGCCGCCACGCGGCCCAGCCCGCCCGCAGCCGCCGCGACGCCTACGTGCCCCGGCACCGGGCCGCGGCACCTTCCCGCCACGCCAACTACGAGTCGCTGTTTTAG
- a CDS encoding glycoside hydrolase family 3 N-terminal domain-containing protein, with the protein MSFARLLSFLWLLLVVLSPADANAQRRKKSSAKKKTTTARPGRQSAAARRRQEILDYREAQAAAAKARARRAAAAAAAAKPTTAPATAKAPAARPRGAQPVPFASQLASSRWVDSVMKTLTPDQRVAQLFMVAAYSNRKRIDEDSISTLIQQYGIGGLIFFQGGPVRQSKLLNRYQSQSKVPLLVAMDGEWGAGMRLDSVVKFPFQMSMGGIRQNQLLYDMGQEVAAQFKRLGMHVNFAPVVDVNNNAANPVIGFRSWGEQRENVTEKSYLYMRGMQDAGVLAVAKHFPGHGDTDTDSHLALPLVRVDRRRLDTLELFPFRDLMRRGLGGIMIAHLNVPALDSTGMPSTLSKPIITGMVKQQMGFQGVIFTDAMNMKGVISKYPPGEADLRALLAGNDILEFSKNIPLALQMVRAAINAGQLRQEDIDARCRKVLALKQWAGLNKYRPIELRNLYPDLNSVHAQALSQKLSSLSVTVLRNQKNVLPLQRLDTLRLATLTIGTKDTTDFQRLAADYAPADHYWLSATATLDELTQMRNQLARYNMVLVGVNNLGRQPATSFGVTPETNLLLRELTSARQRVVVSVFGNAYAVAKIRDLDRADAVLLAYQESKNAQETTAQVIFGGIGATGQLPVTVTDKYSQGFGLNTTGGQRLRYGFPEDVGMNNNLEARVDSIVAQALAARAMPGCEVLIARQGTVVLRKSYGTHSFADTPAQAGKPSRPVRNTDLYDLASLTKVSAAVPALLKLQEQGQFSPDKTLGDYFPELKGTNKQDLKLRDVLAHQARLKAWIPFWQGYTRPKGFFAGLFSGFSKPDPNKKPAPDAQLSRRFFRPDSSARFPLQVATKLWGRQDLPAQLVRQIGESPLNEKPGYVYSDLSFYLYPLLVKRITGLPFDQFLQQQVYRPLGATTLGFNPTRRFPRRRIAPTEYDSLFRRQQLHGTVHDEGAALLGGLSSHAGLFGNANDLAKLVQTYAWQGKYGGQQLLKPEILADYTRCQFCDQGNRRGLGFDRPATPPAGNTAPDASASSFGHSGFTGTFFWVDPEQELVYVFLSNRVNPTRRNNKIGELNVRTDILQVALESIRRAQKQQVETTVEE; encoded by the coding sequence TTGTCTTTCGCCCGCCTCCTCTCGTTTTTGTGGCTGCTGTTGGTTGTGCTCAGCCCGGCCGACGCCAACGCCCAGCGCCGCAAGAAGTCTTCCGCCAAAAAGAAAACCACCACCGCCCGGCCCGGCCGGCAAAGCGCCGCCGCCCGCCGTCGCCAGGAAATCCTGGACTACCGGGAAGCCCAGGCGGCCGCCGCCAAAGCCCGGGCCCGCAGGGCCGCCGCAGCCGCTGCCGCGGCGAAACCGACGACGGCGCCGGCCACCGCCAAAGCCCCGGCCGCCCGGCCGCGCGGCGCCCAGCCGGTGCCGTTTGCCAGCCAGCTGGCTTCCTCGCGCTGGGTCGATTCGGTGATGAAGACCCTCACGCCCGACCAGCGCGTGGCCCAGCTGTTTATGGTGGCGGCCTACTCCAACCGCAAGCGGATCGACGAAGACTCCATTTCGACCCTGATCCAGCAGTACGGCATCGGGGGGCTGATTTTCTTCCAGGGCGGCCCCGTGCGGCAAAGCAAGCTGCTGAACCGCTACCAGAGCCAGAGCAAAGTGCCCCTGCTGGTGGCTATGGACGGCGAGTGGGGCGCGGGTATGCGCCTCGACAGCGTGGTGAAGTTCCCGTTCCAGATGAGCATGGGCGGCATCCGCCAGAACCAGCTGCTCTACGACATGGGCCAGGAAGTGGCCGCGCAGTTTAAGCGCCTGGGCATGCACGTCAACTTCGCGCCGGTGGTCGACGTGAACAACAACGCGGCCAACCCCGTCATCGGCTTCCGCAGCTGGGGCGAGCAGCGCGAAAACGTGACCGAGAAAAGCTACCTCTACATGCGCGGCATGCAGGACGCGGGCGTGCTGGCCGTAGCCAAGCACTTTCCCGGCCACGGCGACACCGACACCGACTCCCACCTGGCCCTGCCCCTGGTGCGCGTGGATCGGCGGCGGCTCGATACGCTGGAGCTGTTTCCATTCCGGGACTTGATGCGGCGCGGCCTGGGCGGCATCATGATTGCCCACCTCAACGTGCCGGCCCTCGACAGCACCGGCATGCCCAGCACGCTTTCCAAGCCGATTATCACGGGCATGGTCAAGCAGCAAATGGGCTTCCAGGGCGTAATTTTCACCGACGCCATGAACATGAAGGGCGTTATCAGCAAGTACCCGCCCGGCGAGGCCGACCTGCGCGCCCTGCTGGCCGGCAACGACATTCTGGAGTTCTCCAAAAACATTCCCCTGGCCCTGCAGATGGTGCGCGCCGCCATCAACGCGGGCCAGCTCCGGCAGGAAGACATCGACGCCCGCTGCCGCAAGGTACTGGCTCTGAAGCAGTGGGCCGGCCTGAACAAATACCGCCCCATCGAGCTGCGCAACCTCTACCCCGACCTGAACTCGGTGCACGCCCAGGCCCTGAGCCAGAAGCTTTCCAGCCTGAGCGTGACGGTGCTGCGCAACCAGAAAAACGTGCTGCCCCTCCAGCGCCTCGACACCCTGCGCCTGGCCACACTCACCATCGGCACCAAGGACACCACCGACTTCCAGCGCCTCGCCGCCGACTACGCCCCCGCAGACCACTACTGGCTGAGCGCCACCGCCACGCTCGACGAGCTGACGCAGATGCGCAACCAGCTAGCCCGCTACAATATGGTGCTGGTGGGCGTCAATAACCTGGGCCGGCAGCCGGCCACCAGCTTCGGCGTGACGCCCGAAACCAACCTGCTGCTGCGCGAGCTGACCAGCGCCCGGCAGCGCGTCGTCGTCAGCGTGTTTGGCAATGCCTACGCCGTGGCCAAAATCCGGGACCTGGACCGGGCCGACGCTGTGCTGCTGGCTTACCAGGAAAGCAAAAACGCCCAGGAAACAACGGCCCAGGTGATTTTCGGCGGTATCGGCGCCACCGGCCAGCTACCCGTAACGGTGACCGACAAGTACAGCCAGGGCTTTGGTCTGAACACCACCGGCGGGCAGCGCCTGCGCTACGGCTTCCCCGAAGACGTGGGCATGAACAACAACCTCGAAGCCCGCGTCGACTCCATCGTGGCCCAGGCGCTGGCCGCCCGCGCCATGCCGGGCTGCGAAGTGCTTATTGCCCGCCAGGGCACGGTGGTACTGCGCAAAAGCTACGGCACCCACAGCTTCGCCGACACCCCGGCCCAGGCCGGTAAGCCCAGTCGCCCGGTGCGCAACACCGACCTCTACGACCTGGCTTCGCTCACGAAAGTATCGGCGGCCGTGCCGGCCCTGCTGAAGCTCCAGGAACAGGGCCAGTTCAGCCCCGACAAAACCCTGGGCGACTATTTCCCCGAGCTCAAGGGCACCAACAAGCAGGACCTGAAGCTGCGCGACGTGCTGGCCCACCAGGCCCGCCTGAAAGCCTGGATTCCGTTCTGGCAGGGCTACACCCGGCCCAAAGGATTTTTCGCGGGCCTGTTCTCAGGCTTTAGCAAACCCGATCCTAATAAGAAGCCCGCTCCCGACGCCCAGCTCAGCCGCCGCTTCTTCCGCCCCGATTCCTCGGCCCGCTTCCCGCTGCAAGTGGCTACCAAGCTCTGGGGCCGCCAGGATCTGCCCGCGCAGCTGGTGCGGCAGATCGGCGAGTCGCCGCTGAACGAGAAGCCGGGCTACGTGTACTCCGACTTATCCTTCTACCTCTACCCGCTGCTGGTCAAGCGCATCACCGGCCTGCCGTTCGACCAGTTTTTGCAGCAGCAGGTGTACCGGCCCCTGGGCGCCACCACCCTGGGCTTCAACCCCACCCGCCGCTTCCCGCGCCGCCGCATTGCCCCCACCGAGTACGACTCGCTGTTCCGCCGCCAGCAGCTGCACGGCACCGTACACGACGAGGGCGCGGCCCTGCTCGGCGGCCTTTCCAGCCACGCGGGCCTCTTTGGCAACGCCAACGACCTGGCCAAGCTGGTGCAGACCTACGCCTGGCAGGGCAAGTACGGCGGGCAGCAGCTTCTCAAGCCCGAAATCCTGGCCGACTACACCCGCTGCCAGTTCTGCGACCAGGGCAACCGCCGCGGCCTGGGCTTCGACCGGCCGGCCACCCCGCCCGCCGGCAACACCGCCCCCGACGCCTCGGCCAGCAGCTTCGGCCACTCGGGCTTCACCGGCACCTTCTTCTGGGTCGACCCCGAGCAGGAGCTGGTCTACGTGTTCCTGTCCAACCGCGTGAACCCGACCCGGCGCAACAACAAGATCGGCGAGCTGAACGTGCGGACCGACATTCTGCAGGTGGCTTTGGAAAGTATCCGCAGGGCGCAGAAGCAGCAGGTGGAGACGACGGTGGAGGAGTAG
- a CDS encoding GxxExxY protein: protein MTENDISFEIRRAAFKVHTALGPGLLESVYEVALAHELRQLGLLVQTQVALPMVYAGVQLEAGFRLDLLVAGKVIVEIKSVEALQEVHFKQLLTYLKLSNLKLGQLINFNVAHLKDHMHRLVNGL from the coding sequence ATGACTGAGAATGATATTTCGTTTGAGATTCGTCGGGCGGCTTTTAAGGTGCATACTGCTCTCGGGCCAGGGCTGCTCGAATCGGTATACGAGGTAGCCCTGGCCCATGAGCTGCGGCAGCTGGGCCTGCTGGTGCAGACGCAGGTGGCCCTGCCGATGGTTTATGCCGGGGTGCAGCTGGAAGCCGGCTTCCGCCTCGACCTACTGGTAGCCGGAAAAGTAATCGTAGAAATCAAATCCGTAGAGGCCCTGCAGGAAGTACATTTCAAGCAGCTCCTCACCTACCTCAAGCTTTCCAACCTCAAGCTGGGCCAGCTCATCAACTTCAACGTAGCCCACCTCAAAGACCACATGCACCGCCTCGTCAACGGTCTGTAA
- a CDS encoding 3-ketoacyl-ACP reductase: MQEIAGKNALVTGAGKGIGRAVALALAQQGVNVALLARTESQLREVAREIEALGVKAVVVTADVADRGAVEAAVAQALDELGTLDILINNAGIGTFAKLVDMDPAEWEKIIQVNLLGTYYVTRAVLPQMIARETGDIINVASTAGQRGAATTSAYSASKFAILGLTESLMQEVRKQNIRVSALTPSTVATELAIGNKLTDGNPDKVMQPEDLAEFIIAQLKLSRRIFIKEAGMWSTNP; the protein is encoded by the coding sequence ATGCAGGAAATAGCCGGAAAAAATGCCCTGGTAACGGGCGCAGGCAAAGGAATCGGGCGGGCCGTGGCCCTGGCCCTGGCCCAGCAAGGCGTCAACGTGGCCCTGCTGGCCCGCACCGAAAGCCAGCTCCGGGAAGTAGCCCGGGAAATCGAAGCCCTGGGCGTGAAAGCCGTGGTAGTAACGGCCGACGTGGCCGACCGCGGCGCCGTGGAAGCCGCCGTAGCCCAGGCCCTCGACGAGCTCGGCACCCTCGACATCCTGATCAACAACGCCGGCATCGGCACCTTCGCCAAGCTGGTGGACATGGACCCGGCCGAGTGGGAAAAGATCATCCAGGTAAACCTGCTGGGCACCTACTACGTCACCCGGGCCGTGCTGCCCCAGATGATAGCCCGCGAAACCGGCGACATTATCAACGTTGCCTCCACCGCCGGACAGCGCGGCGCGGCCACTACCAGCGCCTACAGCGCCTCCAAGTTCGCCATCCTGGGCCTCACCGAGTCCTTGATGCAGGAAGTGCGCAAGCAGAACATCCGGGTGTCGGCCCTCACGCCCAGCACCGTGGCCACCGAGCTGGCCATCGGCAACAAGCTCACCGACGGCAACCCCGACAAGGTAATGCAGCCCGAGGATCTGGCCGAGTTCATCATCGCCCAGCTCAAACTCAGCCGCCGCATCTTCATCAAGGAAGCCGGCATGTGGAGCACCAACCCGTAG
- a CDS encoding DUF885 domain-containing protein, whose amino-acid sequence MKKLALGGLLACALLAACNQQKTADNASSTTETGSADVKDLATLFTNYWEEQAKLFPLAATAQGDNRYNDQLPNDQTKAFRAGLQEFYQRYLSQLQKFDRATLSENDRISYDIFQYDLQARLAGLKLGIVVGSDYPNSWMIPFSQFGGLPISLGQFGSGSGAQPFKTPQDYDQWLGRVHGFPAWADSAISNFRQGMKAGVMLPKALVEKMIPQMRDLVVTDAAKSLFYGPINAFPKDFSTTDRKRISSAYQEAILQELSPTYKKLADFLETEYLPKARPSTGISALPNGAAQYAFLAKYWTTTDKTPEEIYQTGLAEVKRIRQEMERVKAQVGFKGDLPAFFAYLKTDKRFMPYKTPEEVLGAFRKIQATIDPNLKKMFGRTPKTGFQIRQTEAFRAESASAEYNQGTPDGSRPGIFYIPILDATTFNTTSGMESLFLHEAIPGHHYQVSLQQENESLPKFRRFAWYGAMGEGWALYTESLGKELGLYTDPYQYMGALGDEIHRAIRLVVDVGMHTKNMTREQAIKYMMDNEAIGEQGATAEIERYMAIPGQALSYKIGQLKIRELRDKYHTQLAAGASGKLREKYPRQNAEHFSLSAFHDELLKDGVMPLSVLERKMDDWAADQK is encoded by the coding sequence ATGAAAAAACTTGCTCTGGGCGGCCTGCTGGCCTGTGCGCTGCTGGCGGCCTGCAACCAGCAAAAAACCGCCGACAACGCCTCTTCTACCACCGAAACCGGCTCCGCTGACGTGAAAGACCTCGCCACGCTGTTTACCAACTACTGGGAAGAGCAGGCCAAGCTGTTTCCGCTGGCGGCCACGGCCCAGGGCGACAACCGCTACAACGACCAGCTGCCCAACGACCAGACCAAGGCTTTCCGCGCCGGCTTGCAGGAGTTTTACCAGCGCTACCTCAGCCAGCTCCAGAAATTCGACCGCGCCACGCTGTCGGAAAACGACCGGATCAGCTACGACATCTTTCAGTACGACCTGCAAGCGCGCCTCGCCGGGCTCAAGCTGGGCATCGTAGTGGGCAGCGACTACCCCAACAGCTGGATGATTCCGTTCAGCCAGTTCGGGGGCCTGCCGATTTCGCTGGGGCAGTTTGGCTCGGGCTCGGGCGCGCAGCCCTTCAAAACGCCCCAGGACTACGACCAGTGGCTGGGCCGGGTGCACGGCTTTCCGGCCTGGGCCGATTCGGCCATCAGCAACTTCCGCCAGGGCATGAAGGCCGGCGTGATGCTGCCCAAAGCATTGGTAGAGAAGATGATTCCGCAGATGCGCGACCTGGTGGTGACGGACGCGGCCAAGTCCCTGTTCTACGGGCCCATCAATGCCTTCCCAAAGGACTTCTCGACCACCGACCGAAAGCGGATTTCCTCGGCCTACCAGGAAGCTATTCTCCAGGAATTGTCGCCGACGTATAAGAAGCTGGCCGACTTCCTGGAAACCGAATACCTGCCCAAGGCCCGGCCCAGCACCGGCATTTCGGCCCTGCCCAACGGGGCGGCGCAGTACGCTTTCCTGGCTAAATACTGGACCACGACCGACAAGACGCCGGAGGAAATCTACCAGACCGGCCTCGCGGAGGTCAAGCGCATCCGCCAGGAAATGGAGCGGGTCAAGGCGCAGGTGGGCTTCAAGGGCGACCTGCCGGCTTTCTTCGCCTACCTGAAGACCGACAAGCGGTTCATGCCCTACAAAACGCCCGAAGAGGTGCTGGGTGCCTTCCGGAAAATTCAGGCCACCATCGACCCCAACCTGAAAAAGATGTTCGGGCGCACGCCCAAAACCGGCTTCCAAATCCGGCAGACGGAGGCTTTCCGCGCCGAGTCAGCCTCGGCCGAGTACAACCAGGGCACGCCCGACGGCTCCCGCCCCGGCATTTTCTACATCCCGATTCTGGACGCCACCACCTTCAACACGACCTCGGGCATGGAGTCGCTGTTTCTGCACGAAGCCATTCCGGGCCACCACTACCAGGTGTCGTTGCAGCAGGAAAACGAGAGCCTGCCCAAGTTCCGCCGCTTTGCCTGGTACGGGGCAATGGGCGAAGGCTGGGCGCTCTACACCGAAAGCCTGGGCAAGGAGCTGGGCCTCTATACCGACCCGTATCAGTACATGGGCGCGCTGGGCGACGAAATTCACCGCGCCATTCGCCTGGTAGTCGACGTGGGCATGCACACCAAGAACATGACCCGGGAGCAGGCCATTAAGTACATGATGGACAACGAGGCCATCGGGGAGCAGGGCGCTACCGCCGAAATCGAGCGGTACATGGCCATTCCAGGCCAGGCCCTGAGCTACAAGATCGGGCAGCTCAAGATTCGGGAGCTGCGCGACAAGTACCACACCCAGCTGGCGGCCGGTGCTTCGGGCAAGTTGCGCGAGAAGTATCCGCGCCAGAACGCCGAGCACTTCAGCCTCAGCGCCTTCCACGACGAGCTGCTGAAGGACGGCGTGATGCCGCTCTCGGTGCTGGAGCGCAAAATGGACGACTGGGCCGCCGACCAGAAGTAG